The following coding sequences are from one Candidatus Binataceae bacterium window:
- a CDS encoding alpha/beta fold hydrolase, which yields MRPLYTFALVVAILFLLALARLARLDAGGPAHEFVNLPGQEPATLYLPGEGNPFFRVFPPASRPPAIVMVHGFMADRQFMSTLARRIAQNGYAVLAIDVSGHGANRNPFPGGLANADALRTDVKKAVDFLRSYQFVDGSRIVVMGHSMGAGAVLDYATVDPALKGAIMISGGFGLTGPERPKNALFIFAQNDPSFIQSVSTEIASHLAGVPHIELGKTYGEFAQGNAIEALQIPGVNHVTIAYSPEAAATMVKWLDGAFGTTRTGGINLRERRRRAAILTLLLFVVLLIPLGRIGGEIAGNWSEELGGLGGWPGLAILVLALLAAMPVVAMIVPTAFFPLVVGDLQVAWFWVAGLILAVVLILAQVLQWRRLRDGLGATVFAALLVMTIIYLCQVADQVTLHTLALTPERLIFTVVGTLLLLPFWLSFEFMLRRGDLVVSTIRATVGRALIIAMLVVGIFLQVLPGVLMLILPNLVLIYVTVEILAASAYSSSRNLVLIALVESMWFAWTIAATAPITFML from the coding sequence ATGAGGCCGCTCTACACCTTTGCACTGGTGGTCGCGATTCTGTTCCTGTTGGCCCTCGCGCGGCTGGCACGACTTGATGCGGGCGGCCCGGCGCATGAATTCGTGAACCTGCCAGGGCAGGAACCGGCAACCCTGTATCTACCGGGTGAAGGAAATCCATTCTTTCGCGTCTTTCCACCGGCCAGTCGCCCGCCCGCGATCGTCATGGTGCACGGGTTTATGGCCGACCGCCAGTTCATGAGCACCCTCGCTCGGCGTATTGCACAAAACGGCTACGCTGTGCTGGCCATCGATGTCAGCGGTCACGGTGCGAATCGCAATCCGTTTCCCGGCGGCCTGGCAAATGCTGACGCGCTGCGGACGGATGTAAAGAAGGCGGTCGACTTCCTGCGCAGTTATCAATTCGTCGACGGCTCACGAATCGTGGTGATGGGGCATTCGATGGGCGCCGGCGCAGTGCTCGATTACGCTACCGTCGACCCTGCGCTGAAGGGCGCGATCATGATTTCCGGGGGATTCGGCTTGACCGGCCCTGAGCGCCCCAAGAACGCACTATTTATTTTCGCGCAGAACGATCCGTCCTTCATACAGTCCGTTTCGACCGAGATAGCCTCTCATCTGGCCGGAGTGCCGCACATCGAACTCGGAAAGACCTACGGCGAGTTTGCGCAGGGCAACGCCATCGAGGCGCTCCAGATTCCCGGCGTGAATCACGTGACGATTGCTTATTCCCCTGAGGCTGCGGCGACCATGGTGAAATGGCTCGACGGCGCCTTTGGAACCACGCGCACGGGCGGGATCAACCTGAGAGAGCGGCGCCGCAGAGCGGCGATTCTCACCCTGCTGCTGTTCGTGGTGCTGCTGATTCCACTCGGCCGGATCGGCGGAGAAATAGCGGGTAACTGGTCCGAGGAGCTCGGCGGCTTGGGCGGATGGCCCGGACTTGCCATTTTGGTGCTGGCGCTGCTGGCCGCCATGCCGGTGGTGGCGATGATCGTTCCCACCGCGTTCTTTCCGCTGGTGGTCGGCGACCTTCAGGTGGCCTGGTTTTGGGTGGCCGGCTTGATCCTCGCCGTCGTCCTGATCCTGGCACAGGTGCTTCAATGGCGCCGGTTGCGCGACGGGTTGGGCGCGACCGTCTTCGCCGCGCTGCTGGTGATGACGATCATCTACCTGTGCCAGGTCGCGGACCAGGTTACGCTCCATACTCTGGCGCTGACTCCCGAGCGGCTTATCTTCACCGTGGTGGGAACCTTGCTCCTGCTCCCGTTCTGGCTGAGCTTTGAATTCATGCTACGTCGCGGGGACCTGGTCGTTTCCACGATTCGTGCGACGGTGGGTCGCGCGCTGATAATCGCGATGCTGGTGGTAGGCATCTTCTTGCAAGTGCTGCCGGGGGTCCTGATGCTCATCCTGCCGAACCTCGTCCTCATCTATGTAACGGTCGAAATCCTCGCGGCCTCAGCCTACAGCTCGTCACGCAACCTGGTGCTAATCGCGCTGGTGGAATCGATGTGGTTCGCGTGGACCATCGCGGCCACCGCCCCAATCACATTCATGCTGTAA